Below is a genomic region from candidate division KSB1 bacterium.
TTTTGATCGCAGCAGCCTGCGCCGTTGTAATCTCCACGGGCATGAACTACTTGCTTTCGCCGACCACCAATATCATGCGCGATATCTATCAGCAATTCATCAATCCAACCGCGGATCAGCGACGAATGGTCGTGTTGCAAAAACTCATCATCGTCGCCATTGGGGTGGTCGCCTATTTGCTTTGCACCAAATTGAAATCTGTCCTGGAGATGAGCTATTTCGCATACACGATCTATGGGGTGGCAATTACCCCAGCATTGTTGGCCGCCCTTGCGTGGCGGCGTGCCACACGCGCAGGAGGATTGGCCTCCATTGTCAGTGGCTCATTGGTAGCCTTAGGCTTATATGTAGCTGGATTCCTCTGGCCGTCGATTATGGTGCCGTACGGCGATCCCAATGGTGATCCATTCGGTATCCCGCTCATTTACCCAGCATTTCTGGTTTCGATCGTGACGTTGGTAGGGGTGAGTCTGCTCACCAAACCGCCGAAGCCATCTGAGATCGCCCCGCTTTTCGGTGACAATCAGGGTTAGTATACTATTTGAACTTCTCTTGTGAGGTTAATACTTTTCGACTCAATAAAAAATGGATGGTTGTCATGCCTGTGAAGTCGGGTATTTCTGAATTTTTTGATAAATGAGGCAAAAGAGACTCTTGCATCCGCTCGAGTAACATTGTTGGATTTGTATTTTTGGATCCGCGGAACTTTGAGGTTGAAAAAAGTTCATCGGATAATCTCTTCTGAGAAGTAGTAGTGCGGGGTCGGTTTTTTGCTTCATAAAACGCCGCAAATAAAAAACCCCAACCACATAGTGGCTGGGGTTTTTTTGGGACTCATTCAGTTAACTATATTTTTTTGACGTTATTGGCTTGCAATCCCTTCGGGCCCTGCCCGATTTCGAATTGAACCCGATCGCCCTCTTCGAGAGATCGGTAGCCCTGGCCAGCAATTGATTTGTAATGCACAAATACGTCATCGCCGTGTTCGCGACTGATGAAGCCAAAACCTTTAGAACTGTTGAACCATTTGACTGTTCCTGTTTCCATTGAAGTATTCCTCAAAAAATGTTTCTGTTGCGTGCACCGGGCTGATTTTTCGGGCAAAAAAAAATCGTTTCGAATAGCCTATTGTTCACTATTCTCCACGATCTTCGTTAACTTGCTTTCTGTTCGACTTGGAGCCGCCAGATTTAATTCGAAATAAATGCAGATCAATAGTGCACAGCTAATTGACGAAAACAATATACGACATAAAAAGCAGAATAGCAAACACTTTTTTTGAATTTTAAAAATATTTTTTATTGACTGCGCTCTCATTGCACTACCTGCGATCTGATTGTTCAGGCCAGCAAATTGGATTAAAATAGAACTCAAAGTAGAATAAATTTGCTTGACATTGCGATATAATTCTCGTAATTTTGGCCTTTATTATAAAAGCGAATGCGAGCAGCTATAAATGGCATCGCATTCGAATAGGTGTGAGTTCCAAACGGTCCATTTAAAAGCAGAACATGAAAACGACAGATTTGCCCGCTGTTATTCTCGATCACCTCAAGAGCGATTTCCCCGATGATCCCATTCAGCTCGCTGTCATGTCGGATTTGACTCAGGAATTGATTTATGGAGAAGAATGGCTCGTTGTAACCGGCCGACATTTGATGACGTTTGCGATGGAAAATGGCAGCTCGAAATTATTGGTTCGATATCCATTAGCGTCAATAAGTGAGATTGTCTCGGTCTCATTGACTGGGAGCGGATTGATCGAGATCGTTACGGACGGTGAGCGGCTGCGTTTGATCCATTTTACCGCTGCCCGGAAGGCTGATTTTTCTAAAGCAGTGGAACAGATCAAAGCGTTGCGGGATGGCAAAGCGTTCGAGCCAGCTCAGCATCTTGAAGGCAGTCAAACCAAATGCGATCGCTGCGGGTTACCCATTCCGGATGAGCTAAAAAAATGTCCACGTTGCACGGAGCGATGGAAAACGCTGCGTCGGATTTTTGCCTTTGCGCGGCCATATCGAGCACGGCTGGTCTATTTATTCCTCTTATTGGTCGCTGGTACCTGTTTTGGCCTGATTACGCCTTACATGAGCAAGTTGTTTATCGATTTCATCCTCAAGCCGAATCCTCAGACCGGGGTGTTCGAATATGCCCATTGGATTCCGCTTGCGGCATTGGCGCTGTTATTCGCTTACGGTGCACAAACGTTATTGAACAGCTTGCATCTGAGGCTGACCGGCGTAGTTGGGCATAATACTGTTTATGATGTTCGAGCCGCTCTCTATGAAAAGCTTCAACACCTGTCCCTCTCTTTCTTTGACAAATACCAGACTGGCGCGCTCATGGCGCGGGTCAATCAAGATACTCGCGAGCTGCAGCACTTCCTGGTCGATTTTATCCCCCTGACCCTGGAAAGTTTGTTGATTCTCATCGGCGTGGGCATTTTTCTTTTTATTCTAAGCTGGAAGCTTACTCTCTTTGTCATCATTCCCATCGCTGCCACTGTTCTGTTTTTGAAGAAAATCTACTTTAAGATCTTTTTGTACTTTCGAAGGTTCTATCATCGTCGCTCGCGATTGAGCGCGCTGATTAATGATTCGCTCTCCGGTATTCGGGTGATCAAGGCTTTTGGAGAGGAAAGGGAGGAAATTAAGAAATTCGACCGAAAAAGCATTGATCTCAGGAATGCTGGCATCGATCTTGAGGTCAAATGGAGCCTCTATTCTCCGATCTTTCAATTCCTGATCATGCTCGGTTCGATTATCATTTGGTTCGTTGGGGGGCAATATATCGTCGCTGGACAAATGAGCCTCGGCGATGTGGTGGCATATTCTGGCTATTTGGCCATGTTTTACCGTCCAGTGATTTACTTGCTTCGCATGGTGCAGCTCATTACTAGTTCTTTGAGCGCTGCGGAGCGGGTGTTCGATGTAATTGATACTCCAGTTCAAGTCAAGGAGCTCCCCAACGCCATTTCAACGCCATCGATCGAAGGGACCATTGAGTTCCAGAATGTCACTTTTGGATATGATCCTTATAAGCCAGTGATTAAGAACATGAGCTTTACCATCCATGCCAATGAGATAGTGGGCCTGGTTGGAAAAAGCGGGGCGGGCAAAAGCACGATCATCAATCTGGTGTGTCGCTTATACGATGTGGATCTGGGAGCGATTTTGATAGATGGTCAGGATATCCGAAAGATCAAGTCCCATGACCTTCGCCAGCAGATCGGCGTGGTATTGCAGGATACTTTTTTGTTCAATGGGACGATCTTCGAAAATATCGCTTACGCGAAACCGGATGCGAGCATCGAGGAAGTCATCGAAGCCGCTAAGGCGGCCTATGCCCATGAGTTTATCATTGACAAGCCGGACGGGTATGATACCGAGGTGGGTGAACGCGGTAATCGTTTATCTGGTGGTGAGAAGCAGCGCATCGCCATCGCGCGCGCCCTACTACGCGATCCTCGGATTCTCATCCTCGATGAAGCCACCTCATCATTGGACACAGAGACTGAGAAGAAAATCCAAGACGCGTTAAAGCGATTGACCCGAGGTCGTACCACCATTGCCATCGCCCACCGATTATCGACCCTGCGCAATTGTGATCGGTTATTTGTTATCGATGATGGCCGGCTCGTTGAGGTGGGAACGCATCGGGAACTGATGGAGAAGAAAGGAATTTTCTACAACCTTGTTGCAATTCAACGTGAACTATCTAAAATTGTGGCGGTGAGCGGATAAATGATCAAAATTTTGCAACCTGATGAACTGAACTTTGAACAAAAGGATGGCGGATTTCTGCGATTGAAATTGGCAAATGGAACGATCCATGAGCCGATCAGCTGTGTGCCATTGTTTCCTCTGTCCAATCCAACCAGCTACATCGCGCTGGTAGTCAAAAGAAATGGAACAACTGAGGAGGTCGGGGTGATTCACCAGCTTAATGATCTGTCCCCAGCACAACGGCCATTGGTGGAACGGGAGATCCAATTGCGCTATTTCTGCCCTCGAATTCTCGATATCCATGCCATCAGTTCCAAATATGGAGTGGATCAATGGGATGTGACGACCGATTGCGGAAAAAAGCGGTTTCTGGTTCAGGATGCGAAGGAAAATGTCACGATCCGCGATGATGGGTTGATTATGATTATTGATACTGAAGGCTGCCGCTATCAGGTTCGGGACTATCGACAATTACCGACCCGTGCGCGCATCCGATTGGAACAGGCGCTGCTTTAAACCGCCATCAAGAAATCGATGTTTGCAGATGAAAATAGAATGGATAAATCAAATTGAATGTTGCTAATTTCAAAATTTTGTGCTATATTTCTCTCCATTAATTAGTGCTCCTGAGTCAGACGAAGCTGAGTCATGTCATTCCGAATGAATCTTTCAGCCAGCGGTGAAGTGAGAAATTTATTATTTCTAGATTGGTTGGTTTCATTGACAGATTTTTCGCTTCGCTGGAAAAGGCCCTGAATTGGCTGACGAATTTTAATAATCTGACTAAGGGATGTTATGAGTTGAAACAATCAATCTCGGCTTATTCAAAACTATCGTCAAATGACTTGCGAATATAGTTGATAATTCCGACTCTTGAAACGGCTATTTGGATTTAAACAGGGGTAGTTTTGTGGCAGAGATCATCGGCACAAGTAACCGAGTTCTTGAAATCGATCTATCGACTCAACAGGTCGTTGAGTTAAAAATTACTGACCAGGATCGACAGCTTTATATGGGTGGAAAAGGTCTTGGTTTAAAGTTTCTTTATGAAAGATTAAAACCAGGCGTTAATCCGCTGGGGGAAGAGAACATCATTGCCTTGATGATGGGGGTGATTATGGGCACTGGCGCCACATGCAGTGGTCGCTTTGTCGCAATCACCAAATCGCCGCTGACTGGGATTTTGGTCTCTTCTTCCTGCGGGGGGCCATTTGGAATGGCGGTCAAGACAGCAGGTTACGATGGGTTATTGATCAAGGGAATGGCTGATCGGCCATGCTATCTGGAGATCACAGCCGATGGTGTACAGTTTCATGATGGGCAGGGACTCTGGGGCAAGGATACCGAGGAGACCCAGCAGGCTTTGGGGTTGAACAAAACCGATGGTGCATTGGTCATTGGCCCCGCTGGAGAAAATCAGGTTTGGTTTGCCAATGTGCGCTCGGGAAGTCGCTATCTCGGCCGTGGCGGGATCGGCGCTGTATTTGGTGCGAAACGTGTAAAAGCGATCGTGGCGCGCGGCGGGAAATTTAAAATCGTTCCCAAAAATGTCAAGCTATTTCAGAAGGTCCATAAAAAAGCAGTAAAGCAAATTAACGAGAACTTGATCACCGGCACTTTGTACCGCAAATACGGCACAGCTGCTAATTTCAAATTCTGTCAACGGGGCAATATCGTACCAGTGGAAAATTTTCGCTTTGGTAATCGCGATCTTGTGGACAAGGTCACCGGCGAAGCCATGGCGGACCAGTACAGGACCCAGCCGTATACCTGTATCCCTTGCTCCATTTTATGTGGCCATAAAGGGAGCTATCCTGATGGTAACATCCGTAAAATACCTGAATATGAGACGACAGCTATGCTCGGGCCGAACCTGGGTATTTTTGATACCGATTTGATCAGTGTCTGGAATGATCAATGCGGTCGGTTGGGCCTAGATACTATTTCAACTGGGGTCACCCTCGCATTTGCCATGGAAGCTGGTGAGCTGGGTTTGATCAAAACGAATTTGAAATTTGGCTCACCAAATGGAATTGCGGAAACGATCGAGGAAATCGCCTATCGTCGCGGATTTGGCGCGGAGCTGGCGAATGGTACCCGCTGGTTGTCCGAAAAATATGGCGGCAAGGAATTCGCCATGCAGGTGAAGGGCATGGAATTCCCAGCCTATGATCCCCGAGGCTCTTGGGGGCAGGGACTTTCGTATGCCGTTGCCAATCGCGGTCCCTGTCATCTCTCCGCCACTACTTTCGCGCTGGAAGTGTTTTTGAACTACTTGAATCCTAATTCCACGCGGGCGAGAGCTGATTATGTGACCTTGTTTGAAGCGATTTACAACGGGGTCAATTCGCTCCACATCTGCTTGTTCACCACGTGGGCGTTTTTGATGGAGCCAGCGATCATCAAATATACCCCAACCCCCATTTTGCGCTTCGTGATGCAGACGTTCCCTTGGCTGGCCAAAAAATTTATGGATCTGCGCGTGTTCTGCCAATACTATGAATCTGTCACCGGGATCAAAATGAATCCGAAAAAATTTCTGACTATTGGGCATCGGATTCATCTGTTGGAGCGCTATATGAACACGCGCGAGGGTATTTCGCGCAAGGACGATACACTGCCCGATCGATTTCTCAAGCAGCCCAGACGAAACGATCCAGCGCAACACATTGTGCCGCTCGACAAAATGCTGGATAGATATTATCAGCTCCGAGGATACGACGAAAATGGTATTCCGATCAGGGAGATTTTAATGAAATATGGCATACATTTACAACAGGAGCCGCTCCAATGATCAATTTGAAGATCAACTTTAACATGAATGATGTAATCCATGGGTTTCGCGTTGTTAATATCACGCCACTGTTCGAATTAAATTTCACAGCCATTCAGCTTGAGCATATCAAGACCGGGGCTCGGATCATGCATTTTTACGCCGATGATTCAGAGAATTTGTTCTCCATCAATTTTCCGACGCCACCGCCTGATGATACCGGGGTGCCGCATATCATGGAACACTCGGTATTGAGCGGATCTCAAAAATATCCAGTTCGTGATCCATTTTTCGAGATGGTAAAGATGAGCATGGCGACGTTCATCAATGCCATGACCGGCTGGGATTGCACCTATTATCCGGTGGCGAGCAATGTGAAGCAAGATTTATTTAACCTGGCTGAGGTCTATTTCGATGCGGTATTTCATCCGCTGTTGACCGAACAAACCTTTCGGCGTGAAGCGCATCATCTCATGCCGAAAAATCCTCGCCAGCCGACTGGAGAACTGACTTTGAACGGTGTGGTTTATAATGAAATGAAGGGCACGTTTTCTGATCCAGAATCGCGGCTGTATCGTGGTATGAGCCGCGCCTTATTTCCAGACTCGATCTATGGCCGCGAGTCCGGTGGCGATCCCGAGAGCATCCCGGACCTGACTTATCAAGCTTTCAAAAAATTCTTTGAAGATCATTATCATCCCAGCAACGCGTATTTTTTTATTTATGGCGATATCCCCACCGAGGAGTACCTAATTTTTTTGAAAGATAAACTCGATGCATTCGAACGTCGGGAAGTTCGAGTGAAGATCTCCCAGCAACCGCGCTGGGACTCGCCCCGAAGGATGCAAGATTTTTATCCGATTGGCTCATCGGAGTCGCCGGAGGAAAAGACCTATGTGGTGATCAACTGGTTGGTCGGCAGCGGCATCGATGCATTGGACGTGGCCCAGCTCTACATTTTGAGCAATATTTTATTGGGCAATGAGGCTGCGCCGCTGAAAAAGGCGATCATCGATTCCAAGTTGGGCCAGGACCTGATCTATTCCGGATTTCGCTCGGTGGGATTGGAATCAGTTTTTACTGTGGGATTGAAAGGCACTGAACCAGATCGGGCAGACCGATTCGAGCGACTGGTGTTCGATACGCTAAACCAGTTGGCACAAGAGGAGTTTGATCGAGAGCGGGTGGCGGCGGCATTTCAACAGGCGGCTTATCACTATCGCGAAATTCTGCCTTCTTATCCTCTGCATCTCATGGATCGCGTGGTGAACGTCTGGATCCAAGGGGGAGATCCTTTAACCTTCGTTCGGATGAACGAACATTTAAAAACATGTCAGCAAAAATATCAGGAAAATCCAGCTCTGTTCAACCAATTGATTAAGGAGAGGCTGCTGGACAACCCTCATCGGTTGACTTATCTGATGCTGCCCGACAAAGATCTTGAGGCTCGGGAGGAGGCAGCGTTCGCCCAGCGGATGAAGCAAGTGCGCAGCCAGTTCAACGAGGAGCAGTTGAAGAGGATCGCGCGGGAGGCAAAGCGGCTGGAGCGGGAATCCGGAACGCCCAATTCGCCGGAGGCGTTGGCCACCCTGCCGCAATTGAAAGTGAGCGAAATCCCTAGGCAGCCCAAACATATCCCTACAACAATCGAACGCCTTGCCAAAGGGGTAGAATTGTTGATCAATGATGTATTCGCCAACGGGGTGAATTATCTTTATCTAGATTTCAATCTCACTGGACTGCCCAAGAATTTATGGGAGTACATGCCCCGATACGTCGATGCCATAAATAAACTTGGCGCGGCTGGAATGAATTACGAGCAGATTGCGAGTCGTGTAGCTGCCCATACTGGCGGCATTGATTGCTGGACCTATTTCACCACCCATGCAACCGAGCCGCAGCGGTCGGTCTGGGGATTGCGATTTAGTCTCAAATCATTGGATGAGCAGATCGATCCAGCGATGGAATTATTGCGCGATCTCATTTTTGCGGTCGATCCGCGGGATAAAGAACGGTTGCGCGATGTGGTGGTTCAAGCGCGGGCGCATTATCGGACCGAGCTGGTTCAGGATGGATCTGGGACTGCCAGTCGGCATGCTGCGCGCGGCCTCTCTGCTGAGGCATATTTGGCTGAGATCATCCATGGTTTGCCTCAATTGGCGTTGACCGAGCAACTGGTGGATGACTTCGATCAACGGTTTTCAGAGCTCATCGGACATATTGAAGCCGTTCGGGATTTCATCCTGAATCCGCGGCGATTGACGGCAAGTTTTACAGGTTCCGACTACGCAGCGGAACGAGTGCGCCAGCATCTGACGTCCTGGATCCAGCAGATGAACGATCAACCGATAACTCCGGCTGCGCTGGAATTTGTGCCGTATCAACAGCCGCCGCGCGAGGGACTGGCAAGTCCCATGCAGGTAGCATATTGCTCTCAAGTGGTTCCTGGCTGGCACATCTCCCATCCCGATT
It encodes:
- a CDS encoding ABC transporter ATP-binding protein/permease; this translates as MKTTDLPAVILDHLKSDFPDDPIQLAVMSDLTQELIYGEEWLVVTGRHLMTFAMENGSSKLLVRYPLASISEIVSVSLTGSGLIEIVTDGERLRLIHFTAARKADFSKAVEQIKALRDGKAFEPAQHLEGSQTKCDRCGLPIPDELKKCPRCTERWKTLRRIFAFARPYRARLVYLFLLLVAGTCFGLITPYMSKLFIDFILKPNPQTGVFEYAHWIPLAALALLFAYGAQTLLNSLHLRLTGVVGHNTVYDVRAALYEKLQHLSLSFFDKYQTGALMARVNQDTRELQHFLVDFIPLTLESLLILIGVGIFLFILSWKLTLFVIIPIAATVLFLKKIYFKIFLYFRRFYHRRSRLSALINDSLSGIRVIKAFGEEREEIKKFDRKSIDLRNAGIDLEVKWSLYSPIFQFLIMLGSIIIWFVGGQYIVAGQMSLGDVVAYSGYLAMFYRPVIYLLRMVQLITSSLSAAERVFDVIDTPVQVKELPNAISTPSIEGTIEFQNVTFGYDPYKPVIKNMSFTIHANEIVGLVGKSGAGKSTIINLVCRLYDVDLGAILIDGQDIRKIKSHDLRQQIGVVLQDTFLFNGTIFENIAYAKPDASIEEVIEAAKAAYAHEFIIDKPDGYDTEVGERGNRLSGGEKQRIAIARALLRDPRILILDEATSSLDTETEKKIQDALKRLTRGRTTIAIAHRLSTLRNCDRLFVIDDGRLVEVGTHRELMEKKGIFYNLVAIQRELSKIVAVSG
- a CDS encoding aldehyde ferredoxin oxidoreductase family protein, producing the protein MAEIIGTSNRVLEIDLSTQQVVELKITDQDRQLYMGGKGLGLKFLYERLKPGVNPLGEENIIALMMGVIMGTGATCSGRFVAITKSPLTGILVSSSCGGPFGMAVKTAGYDGLLIKGMADRPCYLEITADGVQFHDGQGLWGKDTEETQQALGLNKTDGALVIGPAGENQVWFANVRSGSRYLGRGGIGAVFGAKRVKAIVARGGKFKIVPKNVKLFQKVHKKAVKQINENLITGTLYRKYGTAANFKFCQRGNIVPVENFRFGNRDLVDKVTGEAMADQYRTQPYTCIPCSILCGHKGSYPDGNIRKIPEYETTAMLGPNLGIFDTDLISVWNDQCGRLGLDTISTGVTLAFAMEAGELGLIKTNLKFGSPNGIAETIEEIAYRRGFGAELANGTRWLSEKYGGKEFAMQVKGMEFPAYDPRGSWGQGLSYAVANRGPCHLSATTFALEVFLNYLNPNSTRARADYVTLFEAIYNGVNSLHICLFTTWAFLMEPAIIKYTPTPILRFVMQTFPWLAKKFMDLRVFCQYYESVTGIKMNPKKFLTIGHRIHLLERYMNTREGISRKDDTLPDRFLKQPRRNDPAQHIVPLDKMLDRYYQLRGYDENGIPIREILMKYGIHLQQEPLQ
- a CDS encoding cold-shock protein; translated protein: METGTVKWFNSSKGFGFISREHGDDVFVHYKSIAGQGYRSLEEGDRVQFEIGQGPKGLQANNVKKI
- a CDS encoding insulinase family protein encodes the protein MINLKINFNMNDVIHGFRVVNITPLFELNFTAIQLEHIKTGARIMHFYADDSENLFSINFPTPPPDDTGVPHIMEHSVLSGSQKYPVRDPFFEMVKMSMATFINAMTGWDCTYYPVASNVKQDLFNLAEVYFDAVFHPLLTEQTFRREAHHLMPKNPRQPTGELTLNGVVYNEMKGTFSDPESRLYRGMSRALFPDSIYGRESGGDPESIPDLTYQAFKKFFEDHYHPSNAYFFIYGDIPTEEYLIFLKDKLDAFERREVRVKISQQPRWDSPRRMQDFYPIGSSESPEEKTYVVINWLVGSGIDALDVAQLYILSNILLGNEAAPLKKAIIDSKLGQDLIYSGFRSVGLESVFTVGLKGTEPDRADRFERLVFDTLNQLAQEEFDRERVAAAFQQAAYHYREILPSYPLHLMDRVVNVWIQGGDPLTFVRMNEHLKTCQQKYQENPALFNQLIKERLLDNPHRLTYLMLPDKDLEAREEAAFAQRMKQVRSQFNEEQLKRIAREAKRLERESGTPNSPEALATLPQLKVSEIPRQPKHIPTTIERLAKGVELLINDVFANGVNYLYLDFNLTGLPKNLWEYMPRYVDAINKLGAAGMNYEQIASRVAAHTGGIDCWTYFTTHATEPQRSVWGLRFSLKSLDEQIDPAMELLRDLIFAVDPRDKERLRDVVVQARAHYRTELVQDGSGTASRHAARGLSAEAYLAEIIHGLPQLALTEQLVDDFDQRFSELIGHIEAVRDFILNPRRLTASFTGSDYAAERVRQHLTSWIQQMNDQPITPAALEFVPYQQPPREGLASPMQVAYCSQVVPGWHISHPDSVLLKLGTRIISSEYMLNEIRFKGNAYGAWASYDGLDQEFELSSYRDPHIARTLQVFENLMQYVQQADWTQGDVDRAIIGAAKHYHKPLRPKTATRKALHRHLTGQTPQFREAQFDRILSAAAKQVTRATLDFLLENWQRSAVCVVSSREKLAQANRQLKKGKLSIRDLLNSSHKDQG
- a CDS encoding DUF1854 domain-containing protein, with the protein product MIKILQPDELNFEQKDGGFLRLKLANGTIHEPISCVPLFPLSNPTSYIALVVKRNGTTEEVGVIHQLNDLSPAQRPLVEREIQLRYFCPRILDIHAISSKYGVDQWDVTTDCGKKRFLVQDAKENVTIRDDGLIMIIDTEGCRYQVRDYRQLPTRARIRLEQALL